One Panicum virgatum strain AP13 chromosome 3N, P.virgatum_v5, whole genome shotgun sequence DNA segment encodes these proteins:
- the LOC120664037 gene encoding soluble inorganic pyrophosphatase 4 — MAPAVEAVNEAGSFQKVPALNERILSSMSRRSVAAHPWHDLEIGPGAPTIFNCVIEIPRGSKVKYELDKKTGLIKVDRVLYSSVVYPHNYGFIPRTLCEDSDPLDVLVIMQEPVIPGCFLRAKAIGLMPMIDQGEADDKIIAVCADDPEYKHYNDIKELPPHRLAEIRRFFEDYKKNENKEVAVNDFLPASAAYEAIQHSMDLYATYIVEGLRR; from the exons ATGGCTCCTGCTGTAGAAGCTGTGAACGAGGCAGGCTCATTCCAAAAGGTTCCTGCTCTGAATGAAAGAATACTGTCATCCATGTCCAGGAGATCTGTTGCTGCGCATCCTTGGCATGATCTGGAGATTG GACCTGGTGCACCAACCATATTCAACTGT GTCATTGAGATACCCAGGGGCAGCAAGGTGAAGTACGAACTTGACAAGAAAACTGGACTGATAAAG GTGGACCGTGTACTGTATTCATCAGTTGTGTACCCTCACAACTATGGATTCATTCCTCGCACACTTTGTGAAGACAGTGACCCTCTGGATGTGCTGGTTATAATGCAG GAGCCAGTTATTCCAGGCTGTTTCCTTCGGGCAAAGGCCATCGGCCTTATGCCTATGATTGATCAGGGAGAGGCAGATGACAAGATCATTGCTGTGTGCGCTGATGATCCTGAATACAAGCACTACAATGATATCAAGGAGCTTCCACCTCACCGCTTGGCTGAAATCAGGCGCTTCTTTGAGGACT ACAAGAAGAATGAGAACAAGGAGGTTGCCGTGAATGACTTTCTGCCTGCTAGCGCTGCTTATGAAGCGATACAACACTCCAT GGATCTGTATGCTACCTACATTGTTGAGGGCCTGAGGAGGTAG
- the LOC120664035 gene encoding uncharacterized protein LOC120664035, whose protein sequence is MDGRTRCLERAPVVTSGDNSPTSVAHAGLLPPIERCCASVDETCEAAEGGNGLLEAQICTGFSQSITLEVKKGLQKCATFPQQADHSCSSADDGHTGAPAYERSVSLPPTLKLISAMKGGREKNGMASPTENRHVKWAPDVYDPPVTSVCHSVNSSYQRRSKSRKEKNKQKNKQKKQKGKSKKNHQNSIQSSSVMQFPDHGLKGVSTTGGQSSVDDHTTMIMDYSMGNQEAKCGSSFMHESVAKMHFSIAEAS, encoded by the exons ATGGATGGTCGTACCCGCTGTCTCGAGAGAGCGCCAGTGGTGACCTCTGGTGACAACTCTCCTACAAGCGTTGCCCATGCTGGTCTTCTGCCTCCGATAGAGAGGTGCTGTGCTTCGGTTGATGAAACCTGTGAAGCCGCAGAGGGTGGCAATGGTTTGCTGGAGGCTCAGATATGTACGGGTTTCTCCCAGTCGATAACTTTGGAGGTGAAGAAAGGCCTCCAGAAGTGTGCGACTTTCCCTCAACAGGCGGATCACTCATGCTCGAGTGCAGATGATGGGCACACGGGTGCCCCTGCTTATGAGCGCTCGGTGTCCTTACCT CCAACTTTGAAGCTCATCTCGGCTATGAAAGGAGGCCGTGAAAAGAATGGAATGGCATCACCAACTGAAAATCGCCACGTCAAATGGGCCCCTGACGTGTATGATCCCCCTGTGACGTCGGTATGCCATTCAGTGAATAGCAGTTATCAGCGGCGGTCCAAATCCCGCAAGGAGAAGAACAAGCAGAAGAATAAGCAGAAGAAGCAGAAGGGGAAGTCCAAGAAAAATCACCAGAATTCTATACAGAGTTCATCTGTAATGCAGTTTCCTGATCATGG GTTGAAAGGTGTTAGCACTACTGGCGGTCAATCTTCAGTAGACGATCATACGACCATGATCATGGATTACAGCATGGGCAATCAGGAAGCCAAATGTGGAAGCAGCTTCATGCATGAGTCTGTTGCCAAAATGCATTTCTCGATTGCTGAAGCTTCCTGA
- the LOC120664036 gene encoding probable histone H2A.6, with amino-acid sequence MDAGAPKVKKAAAGRKLGGPKKKPVSRSVKAGLQFPVGRIGRYLKKGRYAQRVGTGAPVYLAAVLEYLAAEVLELAGNAARDNKKNRIIPRHVLLAIRNDEELGKLLAGVTIAHGGVLPNIHSVLLPKKAAEKAEKAAKSPKKAAAKSPKK; translated from the coding sequence ATGGACGCCGGCGCACCGAAGgtgaagaaggcggcggcgggccgcaaGCTTGGCGGGCCGAAGAAGAAGCCGGTGTCGCGCTCCGTCAAGGCCGGGCTCCAGTTCCCCGTCGGCCGCATCGGGCGCTACCTCAAGAAGGGCCGGTACGCGCAGCGCGTGGGCACGGGCGCCCCCGtctacctcgccgccgtcctcgagtACCTCGCGGCCGAGGTCCTGGAGCTGGCGGGCAACGCGGCGCGCGACAACAAGAAGAACCGCATCATCCCGCGCCACGTCCTCCTCGCCATCCGCAACGACGAGGAGCTGGGCAAGCTGCTGGCCGGGGTCACCATCGCGCACGGCGGCGTCCTCCCCAACATCCACTCGGTGCTCCTCCCCAAGAAGGCCGCCGAGAAGGCAGAGAAGGCGGCCAAGTCGCCCAAGAAGGCCGCCGCGAAGTCCCCCAAGAAGTAG
- the LOC120667496 gene encoding uncharacterized protein LOC120667496 — MVSLHDAACGGPTCSDRAGNVTSTTAEAAPIWHAGHTYKGSIRSPSPRLASLFSHLPLPRLPPPLVFSYHFIGNRSGLPSRLVPLFPPAKDPVPPFFTRSEDSRELLLPSSLLHTDRQEKGTVLQQVNHEDKESDNVKVVVMAQDEDGGEEMAEPQQLRVPFGLHQRELWRPAAGDEEEELLRQRWQPSHQD, encoded by the exons ATGGTTTCACTACATGATGCAGCATGCGGGGGGCCCACGTGCAGCGACAGAGCCGGGAACGTGACTAGTACAACGGCTGAAGCTGCGCCCATTTGGCACGCGGGGCACACCTATAAAGGCAGCATCCGTTCCCCCAGTCCACGCTTGGCTTCTCTCTTCTCCCACCTCCCCCTCCcacgccttcctcctcctcttgtcttCAGTTACCACTTCATTGGCAACCGCTCCGGGCTTCCCTCTCGTCTCGTTCCCCTCTTTCCCCCTGCAAAGGACCCCGTTCCCCCATTTTTCACCCGCTCGGAGGACTCCCGAGAGCTTCTCCTCCCTTCCAGTTTGCTGCATACAGATCGTCAAG AAAAGGGAACTGTTCTTCAGCAGGTGAACCATGAGGACAAGGAATCCGACAATGTCAAAG TCGTCGTCATGGCCCAAGACGAAGACGGTGGTGAAGAAATGGCTGAACCTCAACAACTCAGAGTTCCATTCGGACTGCATCA ACGAGAGCTTTGGAGGCCAGCAGCAGGTGATGAGGAGGAAGAGCTGCTCCGACAGAGATGGCAGCCTTCTCACCAAGACTGA
- the LOC120664038 gene encoding type I inositol polyphosphate 5-phosphatase 8-like, whose product MFVGTWNVGGRAPHGGLDLSDWLIDGPASSSPHIYVLGFQEIVPLNAGNVLGAEDKGPACQWLDLIRRALNPHGLLPLDSLQKCRVSVSDLLAAEDSRLSTASELDDDASEPSTSNPESSSEEEAGDFGVAVRRLRGHGYRLAASKQMVGIFLCVWVRADLLPCLTSLRVSCVGRGIMGYMGNKGSISVSLTLHGGASLCFVCTHLASGEKDGDEVRRNSDVAEILKRTRFAPSPLRFSWPPAAAAALSPETILEHDKVIWLGDLNYRLTSGGGGGTRELLERHDWQALLERDQLRTEQRAGRVFAGWEEGRIRFPPTYKYLAESDAYAMSLGASGSREKKRTPAWCDRILWRGEGMDQHWYARGESRFSDHRPVSSLFSARLHADGTKPAARRLPAPRHRAAQQVHRGGGCAVVEAEEMLLVPRACPHSSRF is encoded by the exons ATGTTTGTTGGGACGTGGAACGTAGGAGGGCGAGCGCCGCACGGAGGGCTGGATCTCTCCGACTGGCTCATCGACGGCCCTGCTTCCTCCTCTCCTCACATCTACGTTCTTGG CTTCCAGGAGATCGTGCCGCTGAACGCCGGGAACGTGCTCGGCGCCGAGGACAAGGGCCCCGCCTGCCAGTGGCTGGACCTCATCCGGAGAGCGCTGAACCCCCACGGCCTCCTCCCCTTGGACTCGCTCCAGAAATGCCGGGTGAGCGTCTCGGACCTGCTGGCCGCGGAGGACAGCAGGCTGAGCACGGCGTCGGAGCTGGACGACGACGCCAGCGAGCCGTCCACGTCGAACCCGGAGTCGAgcagcgaggaggaggccggcgactTCGGCGTCGCGGTGCGGCGGCTGCGCGGGCACGGCTACCGGCTGGCCGCCAGCAAGCAGATGGTCGGCATCTTCCTCTGCGTCTGGGTCCGGGCCGACCTCCTGCCCTGCCTCACCAGCCTGAGGGTCTCGTGCGTCGGCAGGGGCATCATGGGCTACATGGGGAACAAG GGCTCCATCTCGGTGAGCCTGACGCTGCACGGGGGCGCGTCGCTGTGCTTCGTGTGCACGCACCTGGCGTCCGGCGAGAAGGACGGCGACGAGGTGCGCCGGAACAGCGACGTCGCCGAGATCCTTAAGCGGACGAGGTTCGCGCCGAGCCCACTCCGCTTCtcctggccgccggcggcggctgcggcgctgTCGCCGGAGACCATCCTGGAGCACGA CAAGGTGATATGGCTCGGCGACCTCAACTACCGgctgacgagcggcggcggcggcggcacgcgggaGCTGCTGGAGCGGCACGACTGGCAGGCGCTCCTGGAGCGGGACCAGCTGCGGACGGAGCAGCGGGCCGGGCGCGTGTTCGCCGGGTGGGAGGAAGGCCGCATCCGCTTCCCGCCCACGTACAAGTACCTGGCCGAGTCGGACGCCTACGCCATGAGCCTCGGCGCCTCCGGCTCCCGGGAGAAGAAGCGCACGCCGGCATG GTGCGACCGCATACTGTGGCGCGGCGAGGGGATGGACCAGCACTGGTACGCCCGCGGCGAGTCCCGCTTCTCCGACCACCGCCCCGTCAGCTCCCTCTTCTCCGCGCGGCTCCATGCCGACGGTAccaagccggcggcgcggcggcttccGGCGCCGCGGCACCGTGCCGCCCAGCAGGTCCACCGCGGCGGTGGCTGCGCGGTGGTGGAGGCCGAGGAGATGCTCCTCGTGCCGCGGGCCTGCCCGCACTCCTCGAGGTTCTGA